One stretch of Natronobacterium gregoryi SP2 DNA includes these proteins:
- the surE gene encoding 5'/3'-nucleotidase SurE gives MDESPEIVLTNDDGIDAPGLRALFEALSAIGSVTVVAPNRNRSAVGRALSYGRTSTDDTTIDELTVDFSEGAFTSPVPHADHELGYAIDGTPCDCAIVGVNALEPDVLVSGCNAGANLGAYSLSRSGTVSAAMEAAFHDVPSIAVSMDTLGYESEDGELSAVDFERAAAIVASIVEEYPGTGLFDRIDYLNINVPRPDRPIESVEITRPTEVYEMDATMEDGTFQLTNRLWQQMANRDIPDPPDTDRYVLLEDGLSVSPLAVPHDAVDTEPVQAVLEDIVAV, from the coding sequence ATGGACGAATCGCCGGAGATCGTGTTGACGAACGACGACGGGATCGACGCACCGGGCCTCCGGGCGCTGTTCGAAGCGCTCTCTGCGATCGGCTCGGTCACAGTCGTCGCCCCCAATCGCAACCGAAGTGCAGTCGGCCGGGCACTCTCCTACGGGCGGACGAGTACGGACGATACGACAATAGACGAACTGACGGTGGACTTTTCGGAAGGCGCGTTCACCAGCCCGGTCCCTCACGCGGACCACGAACTCGGCTACGCGATCGACGGCACGCCCTGTGACTGTGCCATCGTCGGCGTCAACGCCCTCGAGCCAGACGTTCTCGTCTCGGGCTGTAACGCCGGTGCGAACCTGGGGGCGTACTCTCTCTCTCGGTCGGGGACGGTTAGTGCCGCCATGGAAGCAGCGTTTCACGACGTTCCGTCGATTGCGGTGTCGATGGACACGCTCGGCTACGAGAGCGAGGACGGCGAACTCTCGGCAGTCGACTTCGAGCGGGCCGCAGCGATCGTCGCCTCGATCGTCGAAGAATACCCCGGGACTGGCCTCTTCGATCGCATCGACTACCTCAACATCAACGTGCCCCGACCCGACCGGCCGATCGAGAGCGTCGAAATTACCCGGCCGACGGAGGTCTACGAAATGGATGCGACAATGGAGGACGGCACGTTCCAACTGACAAACCGTCTCTGGCAGCAGATGGCCAACCGCGACATTCCCGATCCACCGGATACGGATCGATACGTGCTGCTCGAGGACGGACTCTCGGTTTCGCCGCTGGCCGTTCCCCACGACGCCGTCGACACCGAACCCGTCCAGGCCGTGCTGGAAGACATCGTCGCTGTCTGA
- a CDS encoding flippase — MTDHDDDGVSTLAKQGSITFVGNVINGVLGFAIVVLMTRFVSPSVYGLFVLATSVILFMQVFANLGLPLAIDYFVPQYLEADERGKAKGVILQVTATVLVTSSLVAFALAVSAATVSAFFQEPAMEIALLLLSVTIPMLAIYNVLLTSYYSIKKLQYRVIMRDLVRPIVRFTVTAGLLLVGYGLLGLIVGYVVGLAVAITVGAIVFTYKAWDLLATDVELVPARPLVAYSVPLAMTSVVFVLMGHVDYFVLGYFLSSDDVGIYRVGYMLGSGLMIIFNSLSPVFKPLIAEKRDDIELVQSRFRTMVRWIAGITLPIAIVLSLGASSYLAVLYTPQYAEASAVVVLLAGAFLFNVTFGGPDGSLLQGLGYSRMVFVNTLVLFGANFVLSMALVPIFGIEGAAIGSATALFLVGTLTLVEIYHLDGIHPFTRDFAKIVGAGVPATIAGVPVVSLIESDVAIVVALPVVIIGVYLLALLVTDAFTEEDARMLGEFSPRLEEWLPVR; from the coding sequence ATGACCGACCACGACGACGACGGCGTCTCGACGCTGGCCAAGCAGGGCAGTATCACGTTCGTCGGGAACGTGATCAACGGGGTCCTGGGGTTTGCTATCGTCGTACTGATGACCCGGTTCGTCAGTCCATCGGTCTACGGGCTGTTCGTTCTCGCGACCTCGGTTATCCTCTTCATGCAGGTGTTTGCGAATCTTGGGCTCCCGCTCGCGATCGACTACTTCGTCCCACAGTACCTCGAGGCCGACGAGCGCGGGAAAGCGAAGGGTGTGATCCTCCAGGTAACCGCGACCGTCCTCGTAACCTCGTCGCTGGTGGCGTTCGCGCTCGCAGTGAGCGCGGCGACGGTCAGCGCGTTTTTTCAGGAGCCAGCGATGGAAATCGCGCTGCTCTTGCTGTCAGTCACGATCCCGATGTTGGCGATTTACAACGTGTTGCTCACCTCCTACTACAGCATCAAGAAACTCCAGTACCGGGTCATCATGCGCGACCTCGTCCGTCCGATCGTCCGGTTTACGGTCACGGCCGGCCTCTTGCTGGTGGGATACGGCCTGCTCGGGCTCATCGTCGGCTATGTCGTCGGGCTCGCGGTTGCGATCACGGTCGGTGCGATCGTCTTCACCTACAAGGCCTGGGACCTGCTGGCAACCGATGTCGAACTCGTCCCGGCGCGGCCGCTCGTTGCCTACTCCGTCCCGTTGGCGATGACCAGCGTCGTCTTCGTTCTGATGGGCCACGTCGACTACTTCGTTCTCGGCTACTTTCTCTCGTCCGACGATGTCGGCATCTACCGCGTCGGTTACATGCTCGGTTCCGGCCTGATGATCATCTTCAACTCGTTGTCGCCAGTGTTCAAGCCGCTCATCGCCGAGAAACGCGACGACATAGAGTTAGTCCAGTCACGGTTCCGGACGATGGTCCGCTGGATCGCCGGTATCACGCTCCCGATCGCGATCGTCCTCTCGCTTGGCGCGAGTTCGTACCTCGCGGTGCTGTACACGCCACAGTATGCCGAGGCCAGCGCCGTCGTGGTGCTGCTTGCCGGCGCGTTCCTCTTCAACGTCACCTTTGGCGGCCCCGACGGGTCCCTGCTCCAGGGACTTGGCTACTCGCGGATGGTCTTCGTCAACACGCTCGTCCTCTTCGGCGCGAACTTCGTGCTCTCGATGGCGCTCGTCCCGATCTTCGGGATCGAGGGGGCGGCAATCGGTTCCGCGACGGCACTCTTCCTCGTGGGCACGCTCACGCTCGTCGAGATTTACCACCTCGACGGCATCCACCCGTTCACCCGCGACTTCGCGAAGATCGTCGGCGCCGGCGTCCCAGCGACGATCGCCGGCGTTCCAGTCGTCTCCCTGATCGAGAGCGACGTCGCCATCGTGGTCGCACTCCCCGTCGTCATAATCGGCGTCTACCTGCTCGCGTTGCTCGTGACCGACGCGTTCACCGAGGAAGACGCCCGCATGCTCGGGGAGTTCAGCCCACGACTCGAGGAGTGGCTACCGGTCAGATGA
- a CDS encoding FxLYD domain-containing protein — translation MHRRALLSLVPVTLASGAGCFEYLGENEEITDPGDVEIVWDDLVRDDPGTEDERIVVWGIVRNVGGRTLTYVEIRATFFDAAGDQLESVIENVDQDVSSGEEWPFQVEFPHFGERAAEVEEYELEPATGV, via the coding sequence ATGCACCGCCGCGCACTCCTCTCGCTCGTCCCCGTTACACTGGCGTCGGGGGCCGGCTGCTTCGAGTATCTCGGCGAGAACGAGGAGATCACCGACCCCGGCGACGTCGAAATCGTCTGGGACGACCTCGTTCGGGACGATCCCGGCACCGAAGACGAACGGATCGTCGTCTGGGGCATCGTCAGAAATGTCGGCGGCAGAACACTTACCTACGTCGAGATCCGAGCGACGTTTTTCGACGCAGCGGGCGACCAACTCGAGAGCGTCATCGAGAACGTCGATCAGGACGTAAGCTCCGGCGAAGAGTGGCCGTTCCAGGTCGAGTTCCCACACTTCGGGGAGCGCGCGGCGGAAGTCGAGGAGTACGAACTCGAGCCAGCGACAGGGGTCTGA